One window of Trifolium pratense cultivar HEN17-A07 linkage group LG5, ARS_RC_1.1, whole genome shotgun sequence genomic DNA carries:
- the LOC123886367 gene encoding uncharacterized protein LOC123886367 — protein MVIVKSDMGHILATAYNRVVVLLTKHEIGYCETYFPLRGRPPLDPSARIMCVGMVPNHFVYVKLKVGCPLPPTCKEWRNHRVPEAETWEDTFMDRMVEFDELMKNEKGDMKMETNEDDPVVVRDK, from the coding sequence ATGGTGATTGTGAAATCAGATATGGGGCATATCCTTGCAACGGCCTACAACCGCGTTGTAGTTTTATTAACTAAACACGAGATTGGTTATTGTGAAACCTATTTTCCACTGCGCGGTCGTCCACCGTTGGATCCATCTGCACGCATTATGTGTGTTGGTATGGTTCCAAACCATTTTGTATATGTTAAATTGAAGGTTGGGTGTCCACTGCCTCCAACTTGTAAGGAATGGAGAAATCATAGGGTGCCAGAGGCTGAGACTTGGGAGGATACATTTATGGACCGGATGGTTGAGTTTGACGAACtcatgaagaatgaaaaagGTGACATGAAGATGGAAACAAATGAAGATGATCCTGTAGTTGTgagagacaaatga